One Candidatus Nitronauta litoralis genomic window, GTCCGCCGATCGGGGCTCAGGAATTGTTTGATGAGGTATTCAACACTTGCCATATCAGGAAACTTTCTCGTTTGAAAATGCGGTTTTTATTTTAGAGGGAAAGTATACCATACTGCCGTGTTCATCCTTCGGTGAGATACTTTTCTCTGACCCATGTCTTTTCATCCTCACGAGAATGAATTTTACCTTCGAGTCGCCCCCGACATAGTTCTTGAAACACCTTCTGGAATAAAGGACCCGGCTTGAGTCCCAGGGAAATCAGATCATCGCCTGTCAATGAAACGTGACTGGCTTCTTTAATATATGAGAAGTACCTGTCGACCCCCAACCCGATCGCTTTATTTTCTGAAACGGCCAAAAGCCAGTAAGCTGCCTCAATAGAGATAGAAGAAAAAGTCTCGTAAACCTCGACAGAGGAAACCGGTCTTGATTCTTCAAATTTATCTAAAACGCTTATGCAATATTCTCTGTCTTTTATCAGTTTTTCACCTGCGCCACCTTTAAGGCCAAACCGGTCCAATACCCGTAAAAACACCTTTTCGTCCAGGGACCATAACATCCCAAGCAACCAGATAAAAACCTGGTCGACCTCCCCGATCGAAACACGGTTTTCGGGCTTATTCGCTTCGATTCCCAACCGTTCGAGTTTTTGCCAGTCAACTTTTTCCCAGTAGATTTCCGGGTCAATTCCTTTTATCACTCCAAGTTCCTGTAGTCGCCAAAGGCAGGCGGTAACATCCTTTTCCATGAAAATCGCAACAAGCTCATTAAAGAGCCGGTGCCCACTGAGTTTTTCAATTACCGGGATGCCTGCCACCAACCATGTTTTGGTCTCCTGATTCAACGCGAAGCCAAGTCTTTGCTCAAACCGAATGGCGCGAAAAATTCGGGTTGGGTCATCAACAAAACTTTTGGGATGGAGAGCTCGAATAACCTTTTGTTCGAGATCCAGTTTCCCCTGATTGAAGTCCAGGAACAGATGGCATCCTTCAGGCTCCAGTTTGATCGCAAGACTGTTGATCGAGAAATCCCGTCGGCCCATATCTTCACGGATACTTCCAGGTTGAACGGTAGGCAAGGCAGCAGGTTCTTTATAAATTTCCAGGCGTGCCGTGGCGACATCCAGATGAGAGCCATCCTCAAGGTCCAGAACGGAAGTCCCAAATCTGGTGTGGGGGGTTATTTTGGCATTGAGTTCTGAGCCCAGTAATTCCGCGAACCTAAGTCCATCACCTTCCACCACCAGATCGATATCCAGGTTCTTGATTTGAAGAAGGAGATCCCGGACAAATCCTCCCACTACATATACGTGGAAATCATTTTTGGTCGCAAGCACAGCAACCCTGTCCAAAAGGTTACGGGTCGCAGCAGGCAATTGTTCCTGCATGAGTTGACGCATGGCGATTCCTGGATGCTTTGAAAATGGCAGGCGGGTTAAGACCAAATCAAACCTGGTCTTTTGCCACTATCTGAATCAGGGTGTTGAACCTTACTTTGCGAGGCATTGTGCAAACCCGGTTGTCACAGGCCCGGAAAGTGAGAAACCCACGAACCGGATGATGACCTGGCCCCAGATTACCGGGAACAACATAAGTACGCTTGAACTCTGCACGATCTAAATGCACTTTAACCATGCGGTTTAATATCTGGTCTTTCATAATGGTGGGAGTCGATTCCTTCCAGTCTTCCCCCACATCGGTCAAATTGGTTTTCAGGATTATACGGGTTGGCAGGGTGGGATCATCCTGGGACTCCAGGGAATAAATGTGCCAACCCTCATCAAGCGAAACCACCAGGTTTAATTCAAACTGGTCATCCGGTCTCAGGACTTCCTGGTCGCTGAAGGCTTCAACCCTGATCCCCGCAACCGATTTCTCGTTTTCACTGTCGCTATGAGACGAATTCCAATCGAATCCAACCGCAGGGGTCGACAAGGCCATGGACATCAGAACAGTAAGGACGATTCCACAGGGCCTTGGGGGAATAATCTTTTTGTAATTTTCTGTGTGCATTTTTCCTGAAAAATTTCCTGACTACCAGGTCATTGGGTCAGATACTTTTCAATGACTTTGACAAATTTTTCCTCAGGCACCGCGCCAGAAAACATTTCTCCAGAGACGGTCCCTTGACCAGGATTGTATTGACCAATGATAAATGTCGGAGTGCCTCGAATCCCAATCTTAACCCCAGCCTGAACATCTTCCTGTACCCGTTTTCGATACTTACCAGCAGACCAGCAATCTTCAAAACCCTTTATATTTTTTACGCCAGCTTTACGGGCAAGATTAAAAACACCATCGGGTCCATTGGCAATAGCAGAGTTTTGATAGACAAGATTATGAAACTCCCAGAATCGCCCCTGATCCCGGGCACATTCTACTGCCTCCGCCAGACTGGTGGCCTCTTTGTGCAAAGGCAAGGGGAAGTGTCGATACCCAAACTGAACGTCGTTGGAATATTTTTTTCTCAACTTGGCCAGGGTTGGTTGAACCCGTTTACAGAAAGGGCATTCAAAATCAGAGTATTCCAA contains:
- a CDS encoding CCA tRNA nucleotidyltransferase, which translates into the protein MRQLMQEQLPAATRNLLDRVAVLATKNDFHVYVVGGFVRDLLLQIKNLDIDLVVEGDGLRFAELLGSELNAKITPHTRFGTSVLDLEDGSHLDVATARLEIYKEPAALPTVQPGSIREDMGRRDFSINSLAIKLEPEGCHLFLDFNQGKLDLEQKVIRALHPKSFVDDPTRIFRAIRFEQRLGFALNQETKTWLVAGIPVIEKLSGHRLFNELVAIFMEKDVTACLWRLQELGVIKGIDPEIYWEKVDWQKLERLGIEANKPENRVSIGEVDQVFIWLLGMLWSLDEKVFLRVLDRFGLKGGAGEKLIKDREYCISVLDKFEESRPVSSVEVYETFSSISIEAAYWLLAVSENKAIGLGVDRYFSYIKEASHVSLTGDDLISLGLKPGPLFQKVFQELCRGRLEGKIHSREDEKTWVREKYLTEG